Proteins from one Juglans microcarpa x Juglans regia isolate MS1-56 chromosome 1S, Jm3101_v1.0, whole genome shotgun sequence genomic window:
- the LOC121246417 gene encoding receptor-like cytoplasmic kinase 176 isoform X3, whose protein sequence is MGSCCSVRIKAESPLHNGVNSTCGNKDGNDLSSSSRKVPSVSVPQTPRTDGEIIQSSNLKSFSFNELKTATRNFRPDSVLGEGGFGCVFKGWIDEHSFAAAKPGTGMIIAVKRLNQEGIQGHKEWLAEINYLGQLHHPNLVKLLGYCLEDDHRLLVYEFMARGSLENHLFRRASYVQPLSWNHRMKIALGAAKGIAFLHSDGVKVIYRDVKTSNILLDSNYDVKLSDFGLAKDGPENDRSHVSTRVMGTYGYAAPEYMITDILTSRLFLVSSPEPGN, encoded by the exons GTGTAAACTCAACTTGTGGTAATAAAGATGGGAATGATTTGAGCAGTTCAAGCAGGAAGGTCCCATCTGTCTCGGTGCCTCAAACTCCTCGGACAGATGGTGAGATCATACAGTCCTCCAATTTGAAAAGCTTCTCCTTTAATGAACTCAAAACAGCCACCAGGAATTTCCGTCCTGATAGTGTGCTGGGTGAAGGTGGTTTTGGTTGTGTCTTTaaaggatggatcgatgagcATTCATTTGCAGCTGCTAAGCCTGGGACTGGCATGATTATTGCCGTAAAGAGGCTTAACCAAGAAGGAATTCAGGGCCACAAGGAATGGCTG GCAGAAATCAACTACCTGGGTCAGCTGCATCATCCAAATCTGGTGAAATTGCTAGGTTACTGCTTAGAAGATGACCATCGGCTTCTAGTGTATGAATTTATGGCCAGGGGCAGCTTGGAGAATCATCTATTTAGGa GGGCTTCTTATGTTCAACCGCTTTCTTGGAACCACCGTATGAAGATTGCACTTGGTGCTGCTAAGGGTATAGCATTTCTTCACAGTGACGGCGTAAAAGTGATATATCGAGATGTTAAAACTTCAAACATCCTGCTAGATAGT AACTATGATGTCAAACTATCAGATTTTGGGTTGGCCAAGGATGGGCCTGAAAATGACAGAAGCCATGTCTCTACAAGGGTCATGGGGACCTATGGGTATGCAGCACCCGAGTATATGATCACAG ATATACTTACTTCTCGtttgtttcttgtttcctcACCGGAGCCAGGCAATTAA
- the LOC121246417 gene encoding receptor-like cytoplasmic kinase 176 isoform X1 — protein sequence MGSCCSVRIKAESPLHNGVNSTCGNKDGNDLSSSSRKVPSVSVPQTPRTDGEIIQSSNLKSFSFNELKTATRNFRPDSVLGEGGFGCVFKGWIDEHSFAAAKPGTGMIIAVKRLNQEGIQGHKEWLAEINYLGQLHHPNLVKLLGYCLEDDHRLLVYEFMARGSLENHLFRRASYVQPLSWNHRMKIALGAAKGIAFLHSDGVKVIYRDVKTSNILLDSNYDVKLSDFGLAKDGPENDRSHVSTRVMGTYGYAAPEYMITGHLTAKSDVYSYGVVLLEMLSGKRAIDKNRPNREHNLVNWAKPYLSSKRKVIEVLDARIEGQYPLAAALKAANLANQCLSLDPKFRPNMNAVVRILEQLQDSEDIGRSQNEHHQISTRNSASNGPKPSGISANGSLH from the exons GTGTAAACTCAACTTGTGGTAATAAAGATGGGAATGATTTGAGCAGTTCAAGCAGGAAGGTCCCATCTGTCTCGGTGCCTCAAACTCCTCGGACAGATGGTGAGATCATACAGTCCTCCAATTTGAAAAGCTTCTCCTTTAATGAACTCAAAACAGCCACCAGGAATTTCCGTCCTGATAGTGTGCTGGGTGAAGGTGGTTTTGGTTGTGTCTTTaaaggatggatcgatgagcATTCATTTGCAGCTGCTAAGCCTGGGACTGGCATGATTATTGCCGTAAAGAGGCTTAACCAAGAAGGAATTCAGGGCCACAAGGAATGGCTG GCAGAAATCAACTACCTGGGTCAGCTGCATCATCCAAATCTGGTGAAATTGCTAGGTTACTGCTTAGAAGATGACCATCGGCTTCTAGTGTATGAATTTATGGCCAGGGGCAGCTTGGAGAATCATCTATTTAGGa GGGCTTCTTATGTTCAACCGCTTTCTTGGAACCACCGTATGAAGATTGCACTTGGTGCTGCTAAGGGTATAGCATTTCTTCACAGTGACGGCGTAAAAGTGATATATCGAGATGTTAAAACTTCAAACATCCTGCTAGATAGT AACTATGATGTCAAACTATCAGATTTTGGGTTGGCCAAGGATGGGCCTGAAAATGACAGAAGCCATGTCTCTACAAGGGTCATGGGGACCTATGGGTATGCAGCACCCGAGTATATGATCACAG GTCATTTAACCGCCAAAAGTGACGTATACAGTTATGGGGTTGTTCTCCTAGAAATGTTATCCGGCAAACGAGCAATTGACAAGAACAGGCCAAATAGAGAACACAATTTAGTTAATTGGGCCAAGCCTTACCTTTCCAGCAAACGAAAAGTTATTGAAGTTCTGGATGCTCGTATTGAAGGACAGTATCCATTGGCTGCAGCACTGAAAGCAGCCAACCTTGCAAATCAATGCTTATCGTTAGATCCCAAGTTCAGGCCAAACATGAATGCGGTGGTAAGAATATTAGAGCAACTTCAGGACTCTGAGGACATTGGGCGCTCACAAAATGAACACCACCAGATTTCTACTCGAAATTCAGCAAGCAACGGTCCCAAACCTAGCGGGATAAGTGCCAATGGGAGCTTGCATTAA
- the LOC121246417 gene encoding receptor-like cytoplasmic kinase 176 isoform X4 — MGSCCSVRIKAESPLHNGVNSTCGNKDGNDLSSSSRKVPSVSVPQTPRTDGEIIQSSNLKSFSFNELKTATRNFRPDSVLGEGGFGCVFKGWIDEHSFAAAKPGTGMIIAVKRLNQEGIQGHKEWLAEINYLGQLHHPNLVKLLGYCLEDDHRLLVYEFMARGSLENHLFRRASYVQPLSWNHRMKIALGAAKGIAFLHSDGVKVIYRDVKTSNILLDSNYDVKLSDFGLAKDGPENDRSHVSTRVMGTYGYAAPEYMITGN, encoded by the exons GTGTAAACTCAACTTGTGGTAATAAAGATGGGAATGATTTGAGCAGTTCAAGCAGGAAGGTCCCATCTGTCTCGGTGCCTCAAACTCCTCGGACAGATGGTGAGATCATACAGTCCTCCAATTTGAAAAGCTTCTCCTTTAATGAACTCAAAACAGCCACCAGGAATTTCCGTCCTGATAGTGTGCTGGGTGAAGGTGGTTTTGGTTGTGTCTTTaaaggatggatcgatgagcATTCATTTGCAGCTGCTAAGCCTGGGACTGGCATGATTATTGCCGTAAAGAGGCTTAACCAAGAAGGAATTCAGGGCCACAAGGAATGGCTG GCAGAAATCAACTACCTGGGTCAGCTGCATCATCCAAATCTGGTGAAATTGCTAGGTTACTGCTTAGAAGATGACCATCGGCTTCTAGTGTATGAATTTATGGCCAGGGGCAGCTTGGAGAATCATCTATTTAGGa GGGCTTCTTATGTTCAACCGCTTTCTTGGAACCACCGTATGAAGATTGCACTTGGTGCTGCTAAGGGTATAGCATTTCTTCACAGTGACGGCGTAAAAGTGATATATCGAGATGTTAAAACTTCAAACATCCTGCTAGATAGT AACTATGATGTCAAACTATCAGATTTTGGGTTGGCCAAGGATGGGCCTGAAAATGACAGAAGCCATGTCTCTACAAGGGTCATGGGGACCTATGGGTATGCAGCACCCGAGTATATGATCACAG GCAATTAA
- the LOC121246417 gene encoding receptor-like cytoplasmic kinase 176 isoform X2 codes for MIIAVKRLNQEGIQGHKEWLAEINYLGQLHHPNLVKLLGYCLEDDHRLLVYEFMARGSLENHLFRRASYVQPLSWNHRMKIALGAAKGIAFLHSDGVKVIYRDVKTSNILLDSNYDVKLSDFGLAKDGPENDRSHVSTRVMGTYGYAAPEYMITGHLTAKSDVYSYGVVLLEMLSGKRAIDKNRPNREHNLVNWAKPYLSSKRKVIEVLDARIEGQYPLAAALKAANLANQCLSLDPKFRPNMNAVVRILEQLQDSEDIGRSQNEHHQISTRNSASNGPKPSGISANGSLH; via the exons ATGATTATTGCCGTAAAGAGGCTTAACCAAGAAGGAATTCAGGGCCACAAGGAATGGCTG GCAGAAATCAACTACCTGGGTCAGCTGCATCATCCAAATCTGGTGAAATTGCTAGGTTACTGCTTAGAAGATGACCATCGGCTTCTAGTGTATGAATTTATGGCCAGGGGCAGCTTGGAGAATCATCTATTTAGGa GGGCTTCTTATGTTCAACCGCTTTCTTGGAACCACCGTATGAAGATTGCACTTGGTGCTGCTAAGGGTATAGCATTTCTTCACAGTGACGGCGTAAAAGTGATATATCGAGATGTTAAAACTTCAAACATCCTGCTAGATAGT AACTATGATGTCAAACTATCAGATTTTGGGTTGGCCAAGGATGGGCCTGAAAATGACAGAAGCCATGTCTCTACAAGGGTCATGGGGACCTATGGGTATGCAGCACCCGAGTATATGATCACAG GTCATTTAACCGCCAAAAGTGACGTATACAGTTATGGGGTTGTTCTCCTAGAAATGTTATCCGGCAAACGAGCAATTGACAAGAACAGGCCAAATAGAGAACACAATTTAGTTAATTGGGCCAAGCCTTACCTTTCCAGCAAACGAAAAGTTATTGAAGTTCTGGATGCTCGTATTGAAGGACAGTATCCATTGGCTGCAGCACTGAAAGCAGCCAACCTTGCAAATCAATGCTTATCGTTAGATCCCAAGTTCAGGCCAAACATGAATGCGGTGGTAAGAATATTAGAGCAACTTCAGGACTCTGAGGACATTGGGCGCTCACAAAATGAACACCACCAGATTTCTACTCGAAATTCAGCAAGCAACGGTCCCAAACCTAGCGGGATAAGTGCCAATGGGAGCTTGCATTAA
- the LOC121246480 gene encoding transcription initiation factor TFIID subunit 11-like yields PINIPSPTISIGTNASTGYNEDEDEEEEEDNVDLNIRNIALRDDPDKTAKTRAILSQFTGEQMERFEFFRRSRFKKSEMRKMLLTITGMRTVSEPMVVAVSATAKMFVGDIVETARTVMTERKESGPIRPCHIREAYRRLKLEGKVPRRSVPRLF; encoded by the exons CCCATTAACATCCCCAGCCCGACAATTTCAATTGGGACTAATGCATCCACAGGCTACaatgaagatgaggatgaggaggaagaggaggataATGTGGACCTTAACATCAGAAACATTGCACTTCGAGATGACCCTGATAAAACAGCCAAGACACG GGCTATCCTGTCACAGTTCACAGGGGAACAGATGGAAAGATTCGAGTTCTTTCGGAGATCTCGTTtcaaaaaatctgaaatgagAAAG ATGTTACTGACCATCACTGGAATGCGGACAGTTTCTGAGCCAATGGTAGTTGCAGTTTCAGCCACTGCAAAAATGTTTGTTGGTGACATTGTTGAGACTG CTAGAACTGTTATGACCGAGAGGAAGGAATCCGGTCCTATTCGGCCTTGCCACATCAGAGAAGCATATAGAAGACTGAAGCTTGAAGGCAAAGTACCAAGGAGATCGGTGCCGAGGCTCTTCTAG
- the LOC121246472 gene encoding uncharacterized protein LOC121246472, whose protein sequence is MFGTAIRYMAKKPKPKMKPIELKTPPEQTQTITRVIFDIVKEHGPLTIADTWDHVKDVGLRGLTSKRHMKIVLRWMRERQKLRQICNHVGPNKQFLYTTWFAKPNIKQAKTVNDSSQQKFP, encoded by the exons ATGTTTGGGACGGCGATTAGGTATATGGCAAAGAAGCCCAAACCCAAGATGAAACCAATAGAGCTCAAAACGCCGCCAGAGCAAACGCAGACCATAACCAGGGTCATCTTTGACATCGTCAAGGAGCATGGTCCTCTCACCATCGCAGATACCTGGGATCATGTTAAG GATGTTGGTTTGAGAGGTTTGACGAGCAAAAGGCACATGAAAATAGTGTTAAGATGGATGAGAGAAAGGCAGAAGCTGAGGCAAATATGCAACCATGTAGGACCTAACAAGCAATTTCTATATACAACTTGGTTCGCAAAGCCCAACATCAAGCAGGCAAAAACAGTTAATGATTCCTCACAACAAAAGTTCCCTTAA
- the LOC121246453 gene encoding serine/arginine-rich SC35-like splicing factor SCL30 — protein MRRYSPPYYSPLGYGGRGRSPPRRGYGGGSGYGRRKEQNHGSLLVRNIPLDCRPEEIRVPFERFGLVRDVYIPKDYYSGQPGGFAFVQFVDPYEASEAQYHMNGKIFAGREISVFVAAETRERPEAMCHRARVRGPSGYGGQRSSYYEHSRSRSLSPRSPGHPSGSKNQYRSRSYSPVPRRRADYSVSPGRRQADHPRSPGGPRREQNADHGRSYSPGYANAADQNENCNGYCEKSTYEVEEARGHWKSSRGRASRSPSGSRSR, from the exons ATGAGGAGGTACAGTCCACCATACTATAGTCCTCTCGGATATGGCGGCCGAGGGAGAAGCCCTCCCAGAAGGGGATACGGTGGCGGCTCGGGCTATGGTAGGCGAAAGGAACAGAACCACGGAAGCCTTTTGGTCCGCAATATTCCACTGGATTGTAG ACCAGAAGAAATTCGGGTTCCATTTGAGAGATTCGGACTTGTTAGGGATGTGTATATCCCCAAGGACTACTACTCGGG GCAACCTGGAGGATTTGCATTTGTGCAGTTTGTGGATCCTTATGAGGCCTCAGAGGCTCAATATCACATGAATGGGAAAATTTTTGCTGGGAGAGAGATATCTGTGTTTGTTGCTGCTGAAACAAGGGAAAGGCCAGAAGCGATGTGTCATAGGGCTAGGGTTAG AGGACCTTCAGGCTATGGGGGACAACGGTCATCTTATTATG AACATTCTCGGTCTCGTTCACTATCCCCACGCTCCCCTGGCCATCCGTCAGGTTCTAAAAATCAATACCGCTCAAG GTCCTACTCACCTGTACCAAGACGAAGGGCGGACTATTCAGTTTCCCCGGGTAGAAGGCAAGCAGACCACCCTCGATCACCAGGAGGTCCTCGAAGAGAGCAAAATGCTGATCACGGCAGGTCTTACTCTCCAGGTTATGCTAATGCTGCTGATCAAAATGAAAACTGCAACGGGTATTGCGA GAAATCAACATACGAGGTTGAGGAAGCAAGAGGTCACTGGAAGTCATCGAGAGGTAGAGCCTCGAGATCGCCCTCTGGATCCAGGTCTAGATGA
- the LOC121246467 gene encoding 16 kDa phloem protein 1-like produces MAIGTMEVLLVNAKGLGDTDFFGRMDPYVLIQFKSQERKSSVARGEGGSPAWNEKFTFRVEYPGEGDQYKLILKIMDKDTFSADDFIGQATIYVKDLLAVGVENGTAELHPRKYSVVRTDQTYCGEIEVGVTFTLKVEENYSEEELGGWKQSHHY; encoded by the exons ATGGCAATTGGGACGATGGAGGTGCTGCTGGTGAATGCGAAAGGCCTTGGTGACACTGATTTCTTCG GTCGCATGGATCCGTACGTTCTGATACAATTCAAAAGCCAAGAGCGCAAGAGCAGCGTGGCCAGAG GTGAAGGTGGATCTCCGGCGTGGAATGAGAAATTTACATTCAGGGTAGAGTATCCAGGAGAAGGTGACCAATACAAACTTATTCTCAAGATAATGGATAAGGATACATTCTCTGCTGACGACTTCATTGGGCAAGCCAC CATCTACGTGAAGGATTTATTAGCAGTAGGAGTGGAGAATGGAACTGCCGAATTACATCCTCGCAAGTATAGCGTGGTTCGCACTGACCAAACTTATTGTGGAGAGATTGAAGTTGGTGTCACCTTCACCTTAAAG gtagaAGAGAACTACAGTGAAGAGGAGCTTGGAGGATGGAAGCAAAGCCACCACTACTAG